From one Dama dama isolate Ldn47 chromosome 4, ASM3311817v1, whole genome shotgun sequence genomic stretch:
- the RGS9BP gene encoding regulator of G-protein signaling 9-binding protein — protein sequence MAKEECKALLDALNKATACYHHLVLTIGGSADSQNLREELQKTRQKAQELAVAIRVRLTAPLRDRSLGAEERAEFERLWVAFSGCLDLLEADMRRALALGTEFPLQEPRRPLVRTGVEGGATGVAARALSVRSLRHEAHRDFDVEDLHQLEREILQVGEMIQDMEMKVNVPRWTVQARQAAGAELLSSASAGVSSVGGVSVEQRTGPCDLSKAKAATIFSAVLLAAVALAVCVAKLS from the coding sequence ATGGCGAAGGAGGAGTGCAAAGCGCTACTGGACGCGCTTAATAAGGCGACCGCATGCTATCACCACCTGGTGCTGACCATCGGCGGCTCCGCAGACTCGCAGAACCTGCGAGAGGAGCTACAGAAGACGCGCCAGAAGGCGCAGGAGCTGGCGGTGGCCATCCGCGTCCGGCTGACTGCCCCGCTGCGCGACCGGAGCCTGGGAGCCGAGGAGCGCGCCGAATTCGAACGCCTCTGGGTGGCCTTCTCCGGCTGCCTGGACCTGTTGGAGGCCGACATGCGGCGTGCATTGGCCCTGGGCACTGAGTTTCCGTTGCAGGAGCCGCGGCGGCCGCTGGTGCGCACAGGGGTGGAAGGCGGGGCGACCGGCGTAGCGGCGCGCGCCCTGAGCGTCCGCAGCCTGCGGCACGAGGCGCATCGCGACTTCGACGTGGAAGACCTGCACCAGCTGGAGCGGGAGATCCTTCAGGTGGGCGAAATGATCCAGGATATGGAGATGAAGGTCAACGTGCCCCGCTGGACGGTGCAGGCCCGGCAGGCGGCAGGTGCCGAGCTCCTGTCCAGCGCCAGCGCCGGCGTCTCCTCGGTGGGCGGCGTGTCGGTAGAACAGCGCACTGGGCCCTGCGACCTGAGCAAGGCCAAGGCCGCCACCATCTTCAGCGCCGTGCTGCTGGCGGCTGTAGCCTTGGCGGTGTGCGTGGCGAAGCTGAGCTGA